In a single window of the Streptomyces sp. NBC_00094 genome:
- the mshC gene encoding cysteine--1-D-myo-inosityl 2-amino-2-deoxy-alpha-D-glucopyranoside ligase produces the protein MHAWPASEVPALPGKGRDLRIHDTATGGRVTLAPGPVARIYVCGITPYDATHMGHAATYNAFDLVQRVWLDTKRQVHYVQNVTDVDDPLLERAMRDGIDWVGLAERETALFREDMTALRMLPPQHYIGAVEAIPGIVPLVERLRDSGAAYELEGDVYFSVDADPHFGQVSNYSTELMRHLSAERGGDPERPGKKNPLDPMLWMAAREGEPSWDGASLGAGRPGWHIECVAIALDHLGMSFDVQGGGSDLIFPHHEMGASHAQTLTGEYPMAKAYVHAGMVGLDGEKMSKSRGNLVFVSRLRRDGVDPAAIRLALLSRHYRADWEWTDQVLQDAVERLDRWRAAVSRPDGPSADALVEELREALSDDLDTPAALAAVDRWAALQTAEGGTDESAPGLVSRAVDALMGVAL, from the coding sequence ATGCATGCCTGGCCCGCTTCTGAGGTCCCCGCCCTTCCCGGCAAGGGCCGCGACCTCCGGATCCACGACACCGCGACCGGCGGGCGAGTGACCCTCGCCCCCGGCCCCGTCGCCCGTATCTACGTGTGCGGCATCACGCCGTACGACGCGACCCACATGGGTCACGCGGCGACCTACAACGCGTTCGACCTCGTTCAGCGCGTGTGGCTCGACACCAAGCGGCAGGTGCACTACGTCCAGAACGTCACGGACGTGGACGACCCGCTGCTGGAGCGAGCCATGCGCGACGGCATCGACTGGGTCGGCCTCGCCGAGCGGGAGACCGCCCTCTTCCGCGAGGACATGACCGCCCTGCGGATGCTGCCCCCGCAGCACTACATCGGCGCGGTCGAGGCCATACCGGGCATCGTCCCGCTCGTCGAGCGCCTCCGGGACTCCGGCGCCGCGTACGAGCTCGAGGGTGACGTCTACTTCTCCGTCGACGCCGACCCGCACTTCGGTCAGGTCTCGAACTACTCCACCGAGCTGATGCGCCACCTCTCCGCCGAGCGCGGCGGGGACCCGGAGCGCCCCGGCAAGAAGAACCCGCTCGACCCGATGCTCTGGATGGCCGCCCGTGAGGGCGAGCCGAGCTGGGACGGCGCCAGCCTCGGCGCCGGGCGCCCCGGCTGGCACATCGAGTGCGTCGCCATCGCCCTCGACCACCTCGGCATGAGCTTCGACGTGCAGGGCGGCGGCTCCGACCTGATCTTCCCGCACCACGAGATGGGCGCCTCCCACGCCCAGACCCTCACCGGCGAGTACCCGATGGCCAAGGCGTACGTCCACGCCGGCATGGTCGGCCTCGACGGCGAGAAGATGTCCAAGTCCCGGGGCAACCTCGTCTTCGTCTCGCGGCTGCGCCGCGACGGCGTCGACCCGGCCGCCATCCGGCTCGCGCTCCTCTCCCGCCACTACCGTGCCGACTGGGAGTGGACCGACCAGGTCCTCCAGGACGCCGTGGAGCGGCTCGACCGCTGGCGCGCCGCCGTCTCCCGTCCCGACGGCCCGTCCGCCGACGCGCTCGTGGAGGAGCTCCGCGAGGCCCTCTCCGACGACCTGGACACCCCGGCCGCGCTGGCCGCGGTCGACCGCTGGGCCGCGCTCCAGACGGCCGAGGGTGGCACCGACGAGTCCGCGCCCGGTCTCGTCTCCCGTGCCGTCGACGCCCTCATGGGTGTCGCCCTGTAG
- a CDS encoding SCO1664 family protein: MSSSPETLPAAELLAHGELTVRGRIGEASNAVLYCSVAYEGREAACVYKPVAGERPLWDFPDGTLAQREVAAYEISEATGWGLVPPTVLREGPYGEGMVQLWIEADPEARLLALTEDEEAGEGWKAVGPAQVAEDRTALLVHADTPELRRLAVLDAVINNGDRKGGHLLPTSDGRLYGIDHGVTFHVDDKLRTLLWGWAGEELPAESAAVLDGLDRSLAPGAPLATRLAELLTGAEVAAVRGRVAALRASGRHPEPSGQWPAIPWPPV; the protein is encoded by the coding sequence ATGAGCAGCAGCCCCGAGACCCTGCCGGCCGCCGAGCTGCTCGCCCACGGTGAGCTGACCGTGCGCGGCCGGATCGGTGAGGCGTCCAACGCCGTGCTGTACTGCTCCGTCGCGTACGAGGGCCGTGAGGCGGCCTGCGTCTACAAGCCCGTCGCGGGGGAGCGGCCGCTGTGGGACTTCCCCGACGGCACCCTCGCGCAGCGCGAGGTCGCCGCGTACGAGATCTCCGAGGCCACCGGCTGGGGCCTGGTCCCGCCGACCGTGCTCCGCGAGGGCCCGTACGGGGAGGGCATGGTCCAGCTGTGGATCGAGGCCGACCCGGAGGCGCGGCTCCTCGCCCTGACCGAGGACGAGGAGGCGGGCGAGGGCTGGAAGGCCGTCGGGCCCGCCCAGGTCGCCGAGGACCGCACGGCGCTCCTCGTCCACGCCGACACCCCGGAACTGCGCAGACTCGCGGTCCTGGACGCGGTCATCAACAACGGCGACCGCAAGGGCGGGCACCTGCTGCCGACGTCCGACGGGCGGCTGTACGGCATCGACCACGGGGTCACCTTCCACGTCGACGACAAGCTGCGCACGCTCCTGTGGGGCTGGGCGGGCGAGGAGCTGCCCGCCGAGTCGGCCGCCGTCCTCGACGGGCTCGACCGGTCCCTGGCCCCCGGAGCGCCGCTCGCGACCCGTCTGGCGGAGCTGCTGACCGGGGCCGAGGTGGCGGCGGTACGCGGGCGTGTGGCCGCGTTGCGGGCGAGCGGGCGGCACCCGGAGCCCTCGGGGCAGTGGCCCGCGATCCCCTGGCCGCCGGTCTGA
- a CDS encoding DUF3090 domain-containing protein, with protein MSRQVFLYDPPERFVAGTVGLPGRRTFFLQASASGRVTSVALEKAQVTALAERIDELLDEVVRRTGGNAPVPSIAPADIADTAPLDAPVEEEFRVGTMALAWDGEEQRLIVEAQALVELDVDSEEDLAEAEERLLQDEENGPPMLRVRLSGAQARAFAKRALDVVNAGRPPCPLCSLPLDPEGHVCPRQNGYRRGA; from the coding sequence GTGTCCCGTCAGGTGTTCCTCTACGACCCTCCGGAGCGTTTCGTAGCCGGTACGGTCGGGCTACCTGGCCGCCGTACGTTCTTCCTCCAGGCGTCCGCGAGTGGCCGGGTCACGAGCGTCGCCCTGGAGAAGGCCCAGGTCACCGCTCTCGCCGAGCGCATCGACGAGCTCCTGGACGAGGTCGTCCGCCGCACCGGCGGCAACGCGCCGGTCCCCTCGATCGCCCCCGCCGACATCGCGGACACCGCCCCGCTCGACGCCCCCGTCGAGGAGGAGTTCCGGGTCGGCACGATGGCGCTCGCCTGGGACGGCGAGGAGCAGCGCCTGATCGTCGAGGCGCAGGCGCTCGTCGAGCTCGACGTGGACTCCGAGGAGGACCTCGCGGAGGCCGAGGAGCGGCTGCTCCAGGACGAGGAGAACGGTCCGCCGATGCTGCGGGTCCGGCTCTCCGGCGCCCAGGCCCGGGCCTTCGCGAAGCGCGCCCTGGACGTGGTCAACGCCGGCCGGCCGCCGTGCCCGCTGTGCAGCCTGCCGCTCGACCCCGAGGGGCACGTCTGCCCGCGCCAGAACGGATACCGCCGCGGAGCATGA
- a CDS encoding histidine phosphatase family protein yields the protein MATLILVRHGRSTANTSGVLAGRTPGIALDERGAAQAAALPGRLAGVPIAAAVSSPLQRCQETLRPLLDARPDLPLHVEERISECDYGDWSGRKLAELNDEPLMEIVQAHASAAAFPGGESMRAMQDRAVEAVREWNARIEAEHGEDATYLMCSHGDIVKSIVADALGLHLDLFQRIHVDPCSVTVIRYSRLRPFLLRLGDTGDFAGLVPGETPDSSGTAEVGGGAGAP from the coding sequence ATGGCCACGTTGATCCTCGTCCGGCACGGACGCTCCACCGCGAACACCTCCGGCGTCCTCGCCGGCCGCACGCCCGGGATCGCGCTCGACGAGCGCGGGGCGGCGCAGGCCGCGGCACTTCCCGGGCGCCTCGCGGGCGTTCCGATCGCCGCCGCCGTCTCCAGCCCCCTCCAGCGATGCCAGGAGACCCTGCGGCCCCTCCTCGACGCCCGCCCCGACCTCCCGCTCCACGTCGAGGAGCGGATCAGCGAGTGCGACTACGGCGACTGGTCCGGCCGCAAGCTGGCCGAGCTGAACGACGAACCCCTCATGGAGATCGTCCAGGCGCACGCCTCCGCGGCGGCGTTCCCCGGCGGCGAATCCATGCGTGCCATGCAGGACCGCGCCGTCGAGGCCGTACGGGAGTGGAACGCCCGGATCGAGGCCGAGCACGGCGAGGACGCCACGTACCTCATGTGCTCACACGGGGACATCGTGAAGTCGATCGTGGCGGACGCCCTCGGCCTCCATCTCGACCTCTTCCAGCGCATCCACGTCGACCCGTGCTCGGTCACCGTCATCCGCTACTCGCGGCTGCGCCCCTTCCTGCTCCGCCTCGGCGACACCGGTGACTTCGCGGGACTCGTCCCCGGAGAGACCCCTGACAGCAGTGGTACGGCGGAGGTGGGGGGTGGTGCGGGCGCACCGTGA
- the corA gene encoding magnesium/cobalt transporter CorA → MRRVIVDSAIYRGGRRTDGPADLSDALDEARTTGDAFLWVGLHEPTEEEFAYVASEFALHPLAVEDALKAHQRPKLEVYDDSLFVVLKPIVYEPESDRVSSGELMLFVGDSFVVTVRHGEGAPLAAVRKRLESEPEVLKHGPTAVLYAVSDAIVDHYLDVAGELQVDLEELEADVFAPTGGNPSNTAERIYTAKRQVLEFRRASGPLAGPLARLTAGSVPFVNEAAQPFFRDVNDHLLRSNEQVEGLDRLLSDVLSAHLAQMGVRQNDDMRKISAWAAMAAVPTMVAGIYGMNFDHMPELTWTWSYPLVIVLMTGAVVTLYRMFKRRGWM, encoded by the coding sequence ATACGGCGCGTGATCGTGGACTCTGCCATCTACCGGGGCGGGCGCCGTACCGACGGACCCGCCGACCTCTCGGACGCCCTGGACGAGGCACGGACCACCGGGGACGCCTTTCTCTGGGTGGGGCTGCACGAGCCGACGGAGGAGGAGTTCGCCTACGTCGCCTCGGAGTTCGCGCTGCACCCGCTGGCCGTGGAGGACGCCCTGAAGGCCCATCAGCGGCCCAAGCTGGAGGTCTACGACGACTCGCTGTTCGTGGTGCTCAAGCCGATCGTCTACGAGCCGGAGAGCGACCGGGTCTCCTCCGGCGAGCTGATGCTGTTCGTCGGCGACTCGTTCGTGGTCACGGTCAGGCACGGCGAGGGCGCGCCGCTGGCGGCGGTACGAAAGCGTCTGGAGTCGGAGCCGGAGGTCCTGAAGCACGGGCCGACGGCGGTGCTGTACGCGGTGAGCGACGCGATCGTGGACCACTACCTCGACGTGGCGGGCGAGCTCCAGGTGGACCTGGAGGAGCTGGAGGCGGACGTGTTCGCGCCGACCGGCGGCAATCCGTCCAACACCGCGGAGCGGATCTACACGGCGAAGCGGCAGGTCCTGGAGTTCCGGCGGGCGAGCGGCCCGCTGGCCGGTCCGCTGGCCCGGCTGACGGCCGGGTCGGTGCCGTTCGTGAACGAGGCGGCGCAGCCCTTCTTCCGTGACGTCAACGACCATCTGCTGCGCTCGAACGAGCAGGTGGAGGGGCTGGACCGGCTGCTGTCCGACGTGCTCTCCGCCCATCTCGCGCAGATGGGCGTGCGGCAGAACGACGACATGCGGAAGATCTCGGCGTGGGCGGCCATGGCCGCGGTCCCCACGATGGTCGCGGGGATCTACGGGATGAACTTCGACCACATGCCGGAGCTGACCTGGACGTGGTCGTACCCGTTGGTCATCGTCCTGATGACGGGCGCCGTCGTCACGCTGTACCGGATGTTCAAGCGACGCGGCTGGATGTGA
- a CDS encoding ferritin-like domain-containing protein — protein MLTAKSLFQEIIDDDESFRLFCSIAASGETQGGWENARIAALVAPGMRDLAPKITRHGADEDKHGRIFNALMKKRGLEPVPVPPETDYTMLLEQRGIGLAHDKLRRDEPLTDEDIVVYLAHSRVTEQRAADQMDMLVTYFGEHPELGKAIHMIDNDEANHLAYCHEELLRLARAGRGRLIQRTLRESALAEIQVYRDVSLAVMEHMGRILRWPKPKAAALAAGIRGMYVYERAAGWHRMVALHMPERRDALGGPATPAPAF, from the coding sequence ATGCTCACGGCCAAGAGCCTGTTCCAGGAAATCATCGACGACGACGAGTCCTTCCGGCTCTTCTGCTCGATCGCCGCGAGCGGTGAAACCCAGGGGGGCTGGGAGAACGCGCGGATCGCGGCTCTCGTCGCCCCCGGTATGCGCGACCTCGCGCCCAAGATCACCCGGCACGGTGCCGACGAGGACAAGCACGGGCGGATCTTCAACGCCCTGATGAAGAAGCGCGGCCTCGAACCGGTCCCCGTACCGCCCGAGACCGACTACACGATGCTGCTCGAACAGCGCGGCATCGGCCTCGCGCACGACAAGCTGCGCCGCGACGAGCCGCTGACCGACGAGGACATCGTCGTCTACCTCGCCCACAGCCGGGTCACCGAGCAGCGGGCCGCCGACCAGATGGACATGCTCGTCACGTACTTCGGGGAGCATCCCGAACTGGGCAAGGCCATCCACATGATCGACAACGACGAGGCGAACCACCTCGCCTACTGTCACGAGGAGTTGCTCCGGCTCGCCCGCGCCGGCCGCGGCCGGCTCATCCAGCGCACCCTGCGCGAGTCCGCGCTCGCCGAGATCCAGGTCTACCGCGACGTCAGCCTCGCCGTCATGGAGCACATGGGCCGCATCCTGCGCTGGCCCAAGCCCAAGGCGGCCGCCCTCGCCGCGGGGATCCGGGGCATGTACGTGTACGAGCGCGCCGCCGGCTGGCACAGGATGGTCGCGCTGCACATGCCCGAGCGGCGTGACGCCCTCGGTGGGCCCGCGACCCCGGCCCCGGCCTTCTGA
- a CDS encoding LLM class F420-dependent oxidoreductase — MRLGINLGYWGAGMDGDNLAVAQEADRLGYDVCWAAEAYGSDVPTVLAWVAAQTERIDVGSAIMQIPARQPAMTAMTAATLDSLTGGRFRLGLGVSGPQVSEGWYGVKFDKPLARTREYVEIVRRAMSRERLSYEGEHWTLPLPDGPGKPLKLTVHPQREHIPLYIAAIGPKNLEQTGEIADGALLIFPSAAHLEETAIRHLRAGREKAGLTMDGFDVCPTLPLALGEDVSALADIFRPYTALYVGGMGSRKQNFYNQLAQRMGYEKEAAEIQDKYLAGDKAGAAAAVPQSLIDQTTLLGSVERIAERMTAYAEAGVTTLTLAPAGFTLDERVAALRAGVEAMERAGLA; from the coding sequence ATGCGGCTCGGCATCAACCTCGGCTACTGGGGCGCCGGAATGGACGGCGACAACCTCGCCGTCGCCCAGGAGGCCGACCGCCTCGGCTACGACGTGTGCTGGGCCGCCGAGGCCTACGGGTCCGACGTCCCCACCGTCCTCGCCTGGGTCGCGGCCCAGACGGAGCGGATCGACGTGGGCTCCGCGATCATGCAGATCCCGGCACGTCAGCCCGCCATGACGGCGATGACCGCCGCCACCCTGGACTCCCTCACCGGCGGCCGCTTCCGCCTCGGCCTCGGTGTCTCGGGACCCCAGGTCTCCGAGGGCTGGTACGGCGTGAAGTTCGACAAGCCGCTCGCCAGGACCCGCGAGTACGTCGAGATCGTCCGGCGGGCGATGTCCCGTGAGCGCCTCAGCTACGAGGGCGAGCACTGGACCCTGCCGCTGCCCGACGGCCCGGGCAAGCCCCTCAAGCTCACGGTCCACCCGCAGCGCGAGCACATCCCGCTCTACATCGCCGCCATCGGACCCAAGAACCTGGAGCAGACCGGCGAGATCGCCGACGGCGCGCTGCTGATCTTCCCCTCCGCCGCCCACCTGGAGGAGACCGCGATCCGGCACCTGCGCGCGGGCCGCGAGAAGGCCGGGCTGACCATGGACGGCTTCGACGTCTGCCCGACGCTGCCCCTCGCCCTCGGCGAGGACGTGAGCGCGCTCGCGGACATCTTCCGCCCGTACACCGCGCTGTACGTGGGCGGCATGGGCAGCCGCAAGCAGAACTTCTACAACCAGCTCGCCCAGCGCATGGGGTACGAGAAGGAGGCCGCCGAGATCCAGGACAAGTACCTGGCCGGCGACAAGGCGGGGGCGGCGGCCGCCGTGCCCCAGAGCCTGATCGACCAGACCACGCTGCTCGGCTCCGTCGAGCGGATCGCCGAGCGGATGACGGCCTACGCGGAGGCCGGGGTCACCACCCTCACCCTCGCCCCGGCCGGCTTCACGCTCGACGAGCGGGTGGCGGCGCTGCGGGCGGGCGTCGAGGCGATGGAGCGCGCCGGACTGGCGTGA
- a CDS encoding aldo/keto reductase, translated as MEQRHLGRTGLRVSRIGLGTLTWGRDTDEHDAAEQLKAFWDAGGTLVDTADVYGGGEAEYLLGRLMERLVPRQDLVLSTKAGSVPDPDRRTDGSRGHLLAALDASLARLGTDHVDLWQLHAFDPCTPLEESLQALDIAVRSGRARYAGVANFCGWQLAKAGTWQLAGDRTRLAGAQLEYSLLQRGVEREVLPAAQDLGIGLLPSSPLGRGVLTGKYRSGTPSDSRGASETMAPFVEPYLDEAASRIVDAVATAADGLATTPLEVALAWVRDRPGVTAPIVGARTARQLTAALSVESLSLPDEICRALDDVSAPVHRYPDHDWSTL; from the coding sequence ATGGAGCAGAGGCATCTCGGACGCACCGGCCTGCGCGTGTCGCGCATCGGACTCGGCACGCTCACCTGGGGGCGGGACACCGACGAGCACGACGCCGCCGAGCAGTTGAAGGCGTTCTGGGACGCGGGCGGCACCCTCGTGGACACCGCCGACGTGTACGGCGGGGGCGAGGCGGAGTACCTGCTCGGGCGGCTCATGGAGCGCCTCGTGCCCCGGCAGGACCTCGTCCTGTCGACCAAGGCGGGCAGCGTGCCGGACCCCGACCGACGCACCGACGGCTCCCGGGGGCATCTGCTCGCCGCGCTCGACGCGTCCCTGGCCCGGCTCGGCACCGACCACGTGGACCTGTGGCAACTGCACGCCTTCGACCCGTGCACGCCCCTGGAGGAGTCCCTGCAGGCGCTCGACATCGCCGTACGGAGCGGGCGGGCGCGGTACGCGGGCGTGGCGAACTTCTGCGGCTGGCAGCTGGCCAAGGCGGGCACCTGGCAGCTCGCCGGGGACCGGACCCGGCTCGCGGGCGCGCAGCTGGAGTACTCCCTCCTCCAGCGGGGCGTGGAGCGCGAGGTGCTGCCGGCCGCCCAGGACCTCGGCATAGGTCTGCTGCCCTCCTCGCCCCTCGGCCGCGGGGTCCTGACGGGCAAGTACCGCAGCGGAACCCCGTCGGACTCGCGAGGCGCGTCGGAGACGATGGCGCCGTTCGTGGAGCCGTACCTGGACGAGGCGGCGAGCCGGATCGTGGACGCGGTCGCGACCGCCGCCGACGGGCTCGCGACGACCCCGCTGGAGGTGGCGCTCGCCTGGGTCCGCGACCGGCCGGGGGTGACCGCGCCGATCGTCGGCGCGCGCACGGCGCGGCAGCTCACGGCCGCGTTGTCGGTGGAGAGCCTTAGTCTTCCTGACGAGATCTGCCGGGCGCTGGACGATGTGTCGGCGCCTGTGCACCGCTATCCGGATCACGACTGGAGCACCCTGTGA
- a CDS encoding helix-hairpin-helix domain-containing protein, with protein MTEPAGETAPEAPEAVAPIEEPVVEPAAEPAEDAREGAGAIEAAEPETPAAGAEEEGETTADEAGAESESESGAAGTEAEAPGAEAAQGSDTPELSDAQAELAAQRELRARIEARKAEKEGPVASGAKLSGTAADLLAAVRAVEGGAATGSAFYETPEPAPRRPAPEAAPAMTVRPPVQAAAPAPAPGATAAVREVLARGGAPETLAGPVAAALGEGAADVLRDDPWQLLAVPGVRPEQADGFARALLGAECGPDDPRRTVALTVWLLEQAALQGHTALELGTVRSGLARHAVPDPDKAVEVAVSEGAVLVFQEETAEEPDTDEEEPGHEAEAPAEEEPATPVLLGLDRYAMAEESLADGLSRLVRTATAATWEGSELERAAGEHGLVLHTGGEAARAEPVALVAAARARGLRALLAVHGEDGRRALGDAGADAVTVAALLSGAAGPDRDEDGAFALDLLAVLDAPQLDVETATMLVESLPDGCHLVLSGDPEVLGAPGAGRVFTDVLAARVCPRIASRVPDPGPLGELVSGIGVGELNQVEAPGKEVVIVPVRDAGEAVHRTVQLVADSVPRAIGVPSEQTQVLTVGHGGSAGTRALNAALKQRLNPGPGRFGGYDPGDRVAYAPMPGRTVTGTVLSADAAGLRLRCGDEAVLVPKERVESELRHGWALTAHQAAGARWPAVVVVLPGDAAAGLSRPWVYTAFGRAERHLSVVHGVDQALARAVAEGVAPERTTRLRPLLEGLLATPEE; from the coding sequence GTGACCGAGCCTGCCGGGGAGACCGCGCCCGAGGCACCCGAGGCCGTGGCCCCCATCGAGGAGCCCGTCGTGGAGCCTGCCGCCGAGCCCGCCGAGGACGCACGAGAGGGCGCCGGAGCCATCGAAGCCGCCGAGCCGGAAACGCCTGCCGCAGGGGCCGAGGAAGAGGGAGAGACCACCGCCGACGAGGCCGGCGCCGAGTCCGAGTCCGAGTCCGGCGCCGCTGGGACCGAGGCGGAGGCGCCCGGTGCCGAGGCCGCTCAGGGTTCCGACACGCCCGAGTTGAGCGACGCGCAGGCCGAGCTCGCCGCGCAGCGGGAGTTGAGGGCGCGCATCGAGGCGCGGAAGGCCGAGAAGGAGGGCCCCGTGGCGAGCGGCGCCAAGCTGAGCGGCACGGCGGCCGATCTCCTCGCGGCGGTCCGGGCCGTGGAGGGCGGCGCGGCCACCGGCAGCGCGTTCTACGAGACCCCGGAGCCCGCGCCCCGGCGCCCCGCCCCCGAGGCCGCGCCCGCGATGACCGTGCGGCCCCCCGTCCAGGCCGCCGCGCCGGCTCCGGCGCCCGGCGCCACGGCGGCCGTACGGGAGGTACTGGCCCGGGGCGGCGCGCCCGAGACGCTGGCCGGACCTGTCGCCGCCGCGCTCGGCGAGGGTGCGGCGGACGTGCTGCGTGACGACCCGTGGCAGCTCCTCGCCGTGCCCGGGGTGCGCCCGGAGCAGGCCGACGGTTTCGCTCGGGCGCTGCTCGGCGCCGAGTGCGGGCCCGACGACCCTCGCCGGACCGTCGCGCTGACCGTGTGGCTCCTGGAGCAGGCCGCGCTCCAGGGACACACCGCGCTGGAGCTCGGCACGGTCCGGTCCGGGCTCGCGCGGCACGCGGTGCCCGACCCGGACAAGGCCGTCGAGGTGGCCGTCTCCGAAGGGGCCGTCCTCGTCTTCCAGGAGGAGACGGCGGAGGAGCCCGACACGGACGAGGAGGAGCCCGGCCACGAGGCCGAGGCCCCGGCCGAAGAGGAGCCGGCCACGCCCGTACTGCTCGGTCTCGACCGGTACGCGATGGCGGAGGAGAGCCTCGCCGACGGCCTCTCCCGGCTGGTCAGAACGGCCACCGCCGCCACCTGGGAGGGCTCCGAGCTCGAGCGCGCCGCCGGCGAGCACGGACTGGTCCTCCACACGGGCGGCGAGGCGGCCCGCGCCGAACCGGTCGCGCTCGTCGCGGCCGCCCGCGCGCGGGGGTTGCGTGCCCTGCTCGCCGTCCACGGCGAGGACGGGCGGCGGGCGCTCGGCGACGCCGGCGCGGACGCGGTGACGGTCGCCGCGCTGCTCTCCGGGGCCGCCGGTCCCGACCGTGACGAGGACGGCGCCTTCGCCCTGGACCTGCTGGCGGTCCTGGACGCGCCGCAGCTGGACGTCGAGACGGCCACGATGCTCGTGGAGTCGCTGCCGGACGGCTGCCACCTGGTCCTGAGCGGTGACCCCGAGGTCCTGGGGGCGCCGGGCGCGGGCCGGGTCTTCACGGACGTGCTCGCGGCCCGGGTGTGCCCGCGGATCGCCTCGCGCGTGCCCGATCCGGGGCCGCTCGGCGAGCTCGTCTCGGGTATCGGCGTCGGTGAGCTGAACCAGGTCGAGGCACCCGGCAAGGAGGTCGTCATCGTGCCCGTGCGCGACGCCGGCGAGGCCGTGCACCGTACGGTCCAGCTGGTGGCGGACTCGGTGCCCCGGGCGATCGGGGTGCCGTCCGAGCAGACCCAGGTGCTCACGGTCGGCCACGGCGGCTCGGCGGGCACGCGCGCGCTGAACGCCGCCCTCAAGCAGCGGCTCAACCCGGGCCCCGGCCGCTTCGGCGGCTACGACCCCGGGGACCGGGTGGCGTACGCGCCGATGCCGGGCCGGACGGTGACGGGGACGGTCCTGTCGGCCGACGCCGCGGGCCTGCGGCTGCGGTGCGGGGACGAGGCCGTCCTCGTACCGAAGGAGCGGGTGGAGTCGGAGCTGCGGCACGGCTGGGCGCTCACCGCGCACCAGGCGGCCGGGGCGCGCTGGCCCGCGGTGGTCGTGGTGCTGCCCGGGGACGCCGCGGCGGGCCTGAGCCGCCCCTGGGTGTACACGGCCTTCGGCCGGGCCGAGCGTCATCTGTCGGTCGTGCACGGCGTGGACCAGGCGCTGGCCCGCGCCGTGGCGGAGGGGGTGGCCCCGGAGCGTACGACACGGCTGCGGCCGCTCCTGGAAGGGCTCCTCGCCACTCCCGAGGAGTGA
- a CDS encoding DUF5703 family protein has translation MPEYEFVDVYVPRGVSRKEAARLLTDHAEYGHWELDRLSLHRDGSRRVRLKRRIIRQIRATW, from the coding sequence ATGCCGGAATACGAATTTGTCGACGTGTACGTGCCGCGCGGCGTCTCCCGCAAGGAGGCGGCGCGGCTGCTGACCGACCATGCCGAGTACGGACACTGGGAGTTGGACCGTCTGAGCCTGCACCGGGACGGGAGCCGCAGGGTGCGGCTGAAGCGGCGGATCATCCGCCAGATCCGAGCGACCTGGTAG
- a CDS encoding chaplin, protein MRQVTRKGLITVAAAGGVFAAVGGGYAHADSGASGTATNSPGVASGNTVQVPVHVPVNACGNTVNVVGLLNPAMGNKCANTSKPGKPGGGSSAGGHTSDSPGVGSGNTVQVPVDVPVNVCGNSVTGIGLGNAAAGNDCGNGIEPTHPGNPGNPGNPGNPGNPGNPGNPGNPGTPGNPGTPGTPGNPGTPNGDGGSYTPEGNTPEAHGPGQPRAVEELAETGSGPLGVIVPAGAGLLLAGSLIYRRARSAA, encoded by the coding sequence ATGCGACAGGTCACGCGTAAAGGTCTCATCACCGTCGCGGCCGCGGGAGGCGTTTTCGCCGCCGTCGGTGGCGGCTACGCGCACGCCGATTCCGGTGCGAGCGGTACGGCGACGAATTCCCCGGGCGTCGCGTCCGGAAACACCGTCCAGGTCCCGGTACACGTACCGGTGAACGCCTGCGGAAACACCGTCAACGTCGTCGGGCTGCTGAACCCGGCGATGGGCAACAAGTGCGCCAACACCTCCAAGCCCGGCAAGCCGGGCGGGGGTTCCTCCGCCGGCGGGCACACGAGCGACTCTCCCGGCGTGGGCTCCGGGAACACGGTCCAGGTGCCGGTCGACGTTCCGGTGAACGTGTGCGGCAACAGCGTCACGGGCATCGGCCTGGGCAACGCCGCCGCGGGCAACGACTGCGGCAACGGCATCGAGCCGACGCACCCGGGCAACCCCGGCAACCCTGGGAACCCGGGTAACCCCGGCAACCCCGGCAACCCTGGGAATCCGGGTAACCCCGGCACCCCTGGTAACCCCGGAACTCCGGGCACTCCGGGTAACCCCGGAACTCCGAACGGCGACGGAGGTTCGTACACCCCCGAAGGGAACACCCCCGAAGCCCACGGCCCCGGGCAGCCGCGTGCCGTCGAGGAGCTCGCCGAGACCGGTTCCGGTCCGCTCGGTGTGATCGTTCCCGCGGGCGCAGGACTGCTGCTCGCCGGTTCGCTGATCTACCGGCGCGCCCGCAGCGCCGCCTGA
- the chpH gene encoding chaplin ChpH has protein sequence MIKKVVAAAAATGGLVLAGAGMAVADAGAQGAAIGSPGVLSGNVVQVPVHVPVNLCGNTVSVIGLLNPAFGNTCVNA, from the coding sequence ATGATCAAGAAGGTCGTCGCTGCTGCGGCTGCCACTGGCGGTCTCGTTCTCGCGGGTGCGGGCATGGCCGTTGCCGACGCGGGTGCTCAGGGTGCCGCCATCGGTTCCCCCGGCGTGCTCTCGGGCAACGTCGTCCAGGTTCCGGTTCACGTCCCGGTGAACCTGTGCGGCAACACGGTCTCCGTGATCGGCCTGCTGAACCCCGCCTTCGGCAACACCTGCGTCAACGCCTGA